In Luteibacter mycovicinus, a genomic segment contains:
- a CDS encoding RidA family protein: MTKTSRFLPILALLATTPAFAADVVRHKIPNSTFPISAAVEIPAGKTLVFLSGAVAPVADASAPKDSPQAYGDTKTQTVGVLTSIEKQLKGMGLTMGDVVKMQAFLVGDPAKGGKMDFTGFMAGYTQFFGTAAQPSLPSRSAVQVAALANPSFLVEIEVTAVRP; the protein is encoded by the coding sequence ATGACCAAGACAAGCCGTTTCCTGCCGATCCTGGCCCTTCTTGCCACGACGCCCGCTTTCGCCGCCGACGTGGTCCGGCACAAGATCCCCAACAGCACCTTTCCGATTTCGGCCGCCGTGGAGATCCCGGCGGGCAAGACGCTGGTCTTCCTCAGCGGCGCGGTGGCGCCGGTCGCCGACGCGAGCGCGCCTAAGGACAGCCCGCAGGCCTATGGCGACACCAAGACGCAGACGGTGGGCGTGCTGACCTCGATCGAGAAGCAGCTCAAGGGCATGGGCCTGACCATGGGCGACGTGGTCAAGATGCAGGCGTTCCTGGTCGGTGACCCGGCCAAGGGCGGCAAGATGGACTTCACCGGTTTCATGGCGGGCTACACGCAGTTCTTCGGCACGGCGGCCCAGCCCAGCCTGCCGTCGCGTTCGGCGGTGCAGGTGGCGGCCCTCGCCAACCCCAGTTTCCTTGTCGAAATCGAGGTCACCGCCGTTCGTCCGTGA